The genomic stretch GCCATCCCTACACGAACATTCTCTGGTCATCCCTGGTCGAAAAGCAGAGCAGGGAGTCGTCGCATGCTTCGGCGAATGTCCCCGTGGGCGCATGGGGCGTGTTCGACTTCGAGCGTCCGGTTGCGGGCTGCCGGTTCGCGCCGCGCTGCCCGGTCTATGAATCCAAGGGCAGGCCTGCGGTCTGTGTCGACCCTGCTACGGAACCGAAACTGACGGACGTTGGCGGCCATCTGGTGGCATGCCATTTTCCGCTCTGACCAGCCATTGAAACCGACCGGCAATCTCCTGAGCCCCGGCCATGCTCAACAGAAAGAATTGGATTTATGAAGAACGGATGTTATAATTCGGTCATGCCTTGGTACCGTGAAATCCTGATCTGTCTTCCCCTGGTTTTCTTCTGCAGTTCCGCCGCGCCTGCCGGAACGGCCGGAACCCCTGTCATCGAACACGGTCCGAGGAATTGCACGAAGGTTGCGCTTACCTTTGACGCCTGCCCGACCGGCAGGTCCGATGAGTACGATGAAAAGGTGATCGACGTCCTGATGCGGGAGCACGTTCCTGCCACGCTCTTCATGAGCGGCAGGTGGGTCCAGAAGAACCCCGGCAAGGCGAAGTTCCTCGCTGATCAAATTCAGTTCGAGATCGCAGCCCACAGTTTTTACCACCCCCATATGCTGGAAAAAGATGATGAACGGGACATCCGGGAGTTCAAGGCGACCCAGGCGGAGATCAGGAAGGTGACCGGGAAAACGCCGCGTTATTTCCGGCCGCCCTACGGAGAGGTGGATGAACGGGTGGCGGGGCTTGCGGCGAATGAGGGGCTTGTCACGGTCCAGTATGACATCGCTTCGGGCGACCCCGACCCGAACCTGTCACCGAAGGCGATTATACGCGGGGTTCTGCGGGAGGCTCGGGGCGGGAGCATCATCGTGTTCCACATGAACGGGAACGGCGTGCACACCGCGGAGGTCCTGCCTGACGTGATCGAAGGCCTGCGAAAAAGAGGCTTCACGCTGGTCACCGTGGGAGAACTCCTGCGGGAAGATCAGAAGGGCGAAGCGATCGTTCGGTCTTCACGGACGACAACTGGCGACCGAACCGCAGCCGCCAAGGCATCTCAACCAGGCGCGGCCTCGCACTTCTGACGGTCGGCCTCTGCCGGGGAGGGGCGACGTTTGCCGTGCCCTGCAGAACAATAAAGAGGGCATGCCCAATTGGGGCATGCCCTTTGTCTTCGATCAGGGTTGCTTAGGAGTCGATTAGGCGTTTAAACCTCTCTTGAAAGCGTCCAGCCACATGATGTGGCTCTTTTCCTCGTTGATGACCTCGTCGACGACCTCTTTCTCCTTCACGACGGACCGGAGCTCCCAGAAATAGAGAAGCGTCTCCTTCTCGAAGCCCAGGGCGAACTTCACGACATCCTGCACGGTTCTCAGGTGGTCCATGGAAGGCAGGGACTTGCTGTTGCCGAGGAAGAACTCCGACTCCACGAAGGCCCGCATGTAGGTGGTCACGTCCTCCCACTGGACCGGCTCCGTGCCCTTCTTCGCGACCATGTCCTTGAGGTTGCTGAAGGTCTTCTCGTGCACTTTTTCCTTGGAGGCCAGCGTCGTGAAGAGCTTGACCAGACCCGCATCATGCTTGAACTTGTCGGCCATGCCAACATAGAACTGATACCCGAGCTTTTCCGTCTGGACCGCCATTTCGAGGACCTCGTCGATCGAATACTTGTTCATGGCTTCTCCCTTATGAGTGAAAATAAATCCCGCCTTCGCGTGCCGTGCGGCGACAGGGAAACTATAGCGTTTCGGCGGGAGGGTGTCAACTTGATTTTTTTACGGGCCGGCGGGGATTGGGAAGAGCTATATACGGGCCGCAGCGTGCAAATTATGTTTGACCACGGATGAACGGCGCTTGGACCGGATCTCGAAGCAAGCTCTTGAGATCCCTGCACATTCTGAGCAGCATCGGGAAATTCTTCCTTTCGGAGGCACGAACTGCTCTTGCCGGACGCGGGGAGAATCAATGAGCCGATGGTCGAGACGCTCACATCCCGAGGGCCCGTTCGGGGTTGACAATTATGCCCTGTTTTGTTACATTGGCGCGTATCGCAGTGCGGAGGAACCTCGAAAGATCGCAACTGCCAGGAGGATCGCATGGGGGAAAAGCTCGCAGTCGTCGTGGGTGGTGGGCCGGCGCCCGGGATCAACGGCGTGATCAGCGCCGTAACGTTCGAGGCCGTCAAGCAGGGCATGGAGGTCGTCGGCATCCATGACGGGTTCAAGTGGCTGTCCAAAGGCGATACGACCCACACGCTCAAACTCGACAACGGCGAGATCTCGCGAATCCATCTCCGGGGCGGGTCGATCATCGGCACCTCGCGCGATAATCCGACCAAGAGCCCCGAAAAGATGGCGAACGTGGTGAAAGCGCTGACCAGCCTCGGCATCAAATACCTCGTTACGATCGGCGGCGACGACACGGCCTACACCTCGACGAGGGTCGAGCAGGAGGCCGGCGGCAAGATCGCGGTCTGCCACGTGCCGAAGACCATCGACAACGATCTTCCCCTTCCGCACGGCGTTCCGACCTTCGGGTTCGAGACGGCGCGCATGCTCGGCACCCAGCTGGTCGAGAACATCATGGAGGACGCCCGCACGGCAGGCCGCTGGTACTTCGTGATCGCCATGGGGCGGTCCGCCGGTCATCTCGCGCTCGGCATGGGCATGGGCGCAGGCGCGACGCTGACGCTCATCCCGGAAGAGCTGGG from Nitrospirota bacterium encodes the following:
- a CDS encoding polysaccharide deacetylase family protein, with the protein product MPWYREILICLPLVFFCSSAAPAGTAGTPVIEHGPRNCTKVALTFDACPTGRSDEYDEKVIDVLMREHVPATLFMSGRWVQKNPGKAKFLADQIQFEIAAHSFYHPHMLEKDDERDIREFKATQAEIRKVTGKTPRYFRPPYGEVDERVAGLAANEGLVTVQYDIASGDPDPNLSPKAIIRGVLREARGGSIIVFHMNGNGVHTAEVLPDVIEGLRKRGFTLVTVGELLREDQKGEAIVRSSRTTTGDRTAAAKASQPGAASHF
- a CDS encoding ferritin family protein, with translation MNKYSIDEVLEMAVQTEKLGYQFYVGMADKFKHDAGLVKLFTTLASKEKVHEKTFSNLKDMVAKKGTEPVQWEDVTTYMRAFVESEFFLGNSKSLPSMDHLRTVQDVVKFALGFEKETLLYFWELRSVVKEKEVVDEVINEEKSHIMWLDAFKRGLNA